A genomic segment from Kyrpidia tusciae DSM 2912 encodes:
- a CDS encoding aminotransferase class I/II-fold pyridoxal phosphate-dependent enzyme, translating to MPTPLWDALVRHVAARPVPWHVPGHKMGRGAPPDLIRWLGAGLKLDLTELPGLDDLHQPEGPIAEAQVLVAQTVGADESFFLVGGSTVGNIAMLLATAEPGETVLIARNVHRSVISGLMLAGASALAVAPDWEYDLGVPGGIRVETVARILGAHPEIRTVLVTSPTYHGVCSDLASLAEEVHRRGGRLLVDEAHGGHFPFVQGSPPGALASGADAVVQSWHKTMGSLTQSAVLHLRGNRVDRQRIRESLATVQSSSPSYLLMASLDLARQWMQDEGGRRLDSVVQTLAQVRGELDAVPGVDVLTAERARRAGGVGLDPARLTLGVVRSGGTGIEWGEALRRRGIWPELEEPTAVTFVAGPGDDSRIIGRLVQGLQDVAMEIGGVGEPAEGRRGSRVFPGTEAAEWAALLQELWHNEEGQDLIRPRLARKVRWVPLGKALGLQAARAVIPYPPGIPMLLPGERIRPLHNELIRMGRSMGVRLVGMPSDEEVVAVTEEGRE from the coding sequence ATGCCGACACCGCTTTGGGACGCGCTTGTTCGACATGTCGCGGCAAGGCCGGTGCCGTGGCACGTTCCCGGACACAAGATGGGTCGGGGCGCGCCGCCGGACCTCATCCGGTGGCTGGGGGCGGGGCTTAAGCTGGATTTGACTGAACTTCCCGGGTTGGACGATTTGCACCAGCCGGAAGGTCCCATTGCCGAAGCCCAAGTCTTGGTTGCTCAAACGGTTGGGGCGGACGAGAGCTTTTTCCTCGTCGGAGGGAGTACGGTCGGGAACATCGCCATGCTTCTGGCCACCGCTGAACCCGGGGAGACGGTGCTGATTGCCCGGAATGTGCATCGCTCGGTGATCTCGGGGTTGATGTTGGCGGGGGCATCGGCCCTGGCGGTGGCTCCCGACTGGGAGTATGACCTGGGTGTGCCAGGGGGCATAAGGGTAGAAACGGTGGCGCGCATCCTCGGGGCGCATCCCGAAATTCGGACAGTGCTGGTGACGAGTCCGACTTATCACGGCGTGTGCAGTGATTTGGCTTCCTTGGCCGAGGAGGTACACCGCCGGGGAGGGCGATTGTTGGTCGACGAGGCTCACGGAGGGCATTTTCCCTTTGTACAGGGAAGTCCGCCTGGCGCTCTTGCTTCGGGGGCGGACGCGGTTGTGCAAAGTTGGCATAAGACGATGGGATCGCTGACCCAGTCGGCGGTGTTGCACCTGCGCGGCAATCGGGTGGACCGCCAGCGTATACGAGAGTCCCTGGCGACGGTTCAATCTTCCAGCCCTTCCTACCTGCTGATGGCTTCCTTGGATCTGGCTCGACAGTGGATGCAGGATGAAGGCGGGAGGCGCCTTGACTCCGTGGTGCAGACCCTGGCTCAAGTCCGGGGAGAATTGGATGCTGTTCCTGGGGTTGACGTGTTGACCGCCGAGAGGGCCCGTCGGGCGGGAGGAGTTGGCCTGGATCCCGCCCGCCTGACCTTGGGGGTTGTTAGGTCTGGAGGGACAGGGATCGAGTGGGGAGAGGCCCTCCGGCGGCGGGGGATCTGGCCGGAATTGGAGGAACCGACCGCGGTGACCTTTGTTGCCGGACCCGGGGACGACAGCCGGATCATCGGCCGGCTTGTCCAAGGGCTGCAAGACGTGGCCATGGAGATCGGCGGGGTTGGTGAACCCGCCGAGGGCCGGCGGGGTTCACGGGTCTTCCCAGGTACGGAGGCGGCCGAGTGGGCGGCCCTTCTGCAGGAACTGTGGCACAATGAAGAAGGGCAGGACCTAATCAGGCCCCGACTGGCCCGGAAAGTCCGATGGGTTCCCCTGGGGAAAGCTTTGGGGCTGCAGGCCGCCCGGGCCGTGATTCCTTACCCGCCCGGCATTCCCATGCTCCTGCCCGGGGAGCGGATCCGCCCTCTTCACAATGAACTGATCCGAATGGGGCGGTCTATGGGGGTTCGCTTGGTCGGCATGCCTTCCGATGAGGAAGTGGTGGCGGTGACGGAGGAGGGGCGGGAGTGA
- the tmk gene encoding dTMP kinase has product MTGVFITFEGPDGAGKSTQVALLASRLQKACIRCITTREPGGTTISDKIRGILLDPHHREMTPRTEALLYAASRAQLVGEFIRPHLERGDVVICDRYVDASLAYQGALGLDRKELARLNHWATDGLEPLRTYLIDVPADVGLDRVRTRHSMYGVMDRIEERSIEYHEAVRRWFLGQAQTSPRYRVIDGTMPPEMVSEAIWRDVKSLLNL; this is encoded by the coding sequence GTGACAGGGGTATTTATCACCTTTGAGGGGCCCGACGGGGCGGGAAAATCCACTCAGGTCGCCCTGTTGGCGAGTCGTCTCCAAAAAGCTTGCATACGTTGTATCACGACCCGGGAACCGGGAGGTACAACGATCAGTGACAAGATCCGGGGCATTCTGCTCGACCCCCATCACCGGGAAATGACCCCCCGTACCGAAGCGTTGCTCTATGCCGCTTCCAGAGCTCAGTTGGTCGGCGAATTCATCCGCCCACATTTGGAACGCGGGGACGTGGTGATCTGTGATCGCTATGTGGATGCGAGCTTGGCGTACCAAGGAGCGCTGGGGCTGGATCGGAAAGAACTGGCTCGCCTCAATCACTGGGCCACCGACGGGCTCGAACCCCTGCGAACCTATCTGATCGATGTTCCGGCCGATGTGGGATTGGACCGGGTGAGGACGCGGCACTCTATGTATGGTGTCATGGACCGCATTGAGGAGCGGAGCATCGAGTACCATGAAGCGGTTCGCAGATGGTTTCTGGGGCAAGCCCAAACATCCCCGCGCTACCGAGTGATCGATGGCACGATGCCGCCGGAGATGGTGTCGGAAGCGATCTGGCGAGATGTCAAGAGCCTCTTGAATCTTTGA
- a CDS encoding cyclic-di-AMP receptor: MRLVIAVVQDKDSGRLAAELVKRGYRATKLASTGGFLKAGNTTFLIGVDDERVNDVVECIHRSCRAREQVVTPFAPVGNVDAEVPVPISVQVGGATVFVLDVERFEHF; this comes from the coding sequence ATGCGCCTCGTAATCGCGGTGGTCCAAGACAAAGACAGTGGGCGCTTGGCGGCAGAATTGGTGAAGCGCGGGTATCGCGCCACGAAGTTGGCGAGTACTGGCGGATTTCTGAAGGCGGGGAACACCACTTTCTTGATTGGGGTGGACGATGAACGGGTCAACGACGTGGTGGAATGTATCCACCGGAGCTGCAGGGCCCGGGAACAAGTGGTGACCCCCTTTGCCCCGGTGGGAAACGTGGATGCGGAAGTTCCAGTGCCGATTTCCGTCCAGGTGGGAGGGGCCACCGTGTTCGTCCTGGATGTGGAGAGGTTCGAACATTTCTGA
- a CDS encoding YaaR family protein, producing MDQTLTQWWRDQPASRPFSGGDLSRPSFGQVFDAQIRRIGREELDESFERIEEAAAVLSERMRLEDLQRYKEALKEFLERAMRLGLIVREETGRDRRGRPQLLKLLAILDERVLEIADVLREAEKDRIRLLALIGEIRGLLIQATA from the coding sequence GTGGATCAAACCCTAACCCAGTGGTGGCGAGATCAGCCGGCCAGCCGCCCTTTTTCCGGTGGAGACTTGTCCCGGCCTTCTTTTGGACAAGTTTTTGATGCCCAAATCCGGAGGATCGGCAGGGAAGAACTGGATGAATCCTTCGAACGCATTGAGGAGGCAGCGGCTGTCCTATCGGAACGGATGAGGTTGGAGGATCTGCAACGGTATAAGGAGGCGCTGAAGGAATTTCTAGAACGGGCGATGCGACTCGGTTTGATTGTCCGCGAGGAGACGGGACGGGATCGGCGGGGGCGTCCGCAGCTTTTGAAATTACTGGCGATCTTGGATGAACGGGTCCTCGAGATCGCGGATGTGCTTCGGGAAGCGGAAAAAGACCGCATCCGGCTGCTGGCGCTCATCGGAGAGATTCGGGGCCTGCTGATTCAGGCCACGGCCTGA
- the holB gene encoding DNA polymerase III subunit delta', with translation MNDRDGVEQSGGGWLQLRRWLRRGEWAHAYLFVGPETGDQDQAAEYFASGVLCEDRANPPCGSCPSCRRLAHGNHFGLVQVYPDGQSIKIDQLRELQRFFSLRAIERENRVYIIHGADRMTPEAANSLLKFLEEPASGTVGILTAKRPEGVLATVRSRCQVLRFSAPRPEVLYREWTSRGVGEEMARLFAYLGLSDTGCGEDADKEADGENPLDTAVFADIARWVVEWVQAVEEHKGKPLLELFSRVGRGQWSTPECLWLLDVLACWYRDVLYTSLGLSDQVVFIDHRRELSSQAARHGSIALLVERMGEVIEAKRRLQAHANPQLTLERMVLRLQEE, from the coding sequence GTGAATGATCGGGATGGCGTTGAACAGTCAGGCGGGGGATGGCTCCAGCTTCGCCGGTGGCTGCGGCGGGGGGAGTGGGCGCACGCTTATCTGTTCGTGGGGCCTGAAACCGGAGACCAGGATCAAGCTGCAGAATATTTTGCTTCTGGGGTTCTCTGCGAGGACCGAGCGAATCCGCCCTGTGGTTCTTGCCCATCCTGCCGCAGGCTGGCCCATGGGAATCATTTCGGGTTGGTCCAGGTGTATCCGGACGGCCAGAGCATTAAAATCGACCAGCTCCGGGAGCTGCAGCGGTTCTTCTCCTTGCGTGCGATCGAAAGGGAGAACAGGGTGTACATCATCCACGGGGCGGATCGCATGACTCCCGAGGCGGCGAACTCCTTGCTGAAGTTTCTTGAGGAGCCGGCCTCCGGCACGGTGGGGATTTTGACGGCAAAGCGCCCGGAAGGGGTGCTGGCCACGGTGCGTTCCCGGTGTCAGGTTCTCCGATTCTCGGCGCCGAGGCCAGAGGTTTTGTACCGGGAGTGGACCTCCCGGGGAGTTGGGGAGGAGATGGCCCGTTTATTTGCGTATTTGGGCTTGTCTGACACGGGCTGTGGGGAAGACGCGGATAAAGAGGCGGACGGTGAAAATCCGTTGGACACCGCTGTATTTGCCGATATCGCCCGTTGGGTGGTAGAATGGGTGCAGGCGGTGGAGGAGCACAAGGGTAAGCCCCTCCTGGAGCTTTTTTCCCGGGTGGGTCGGGGACAATGGTCTACCCCCGAGTGTCTGTGGCTCCTCGACGTGCTGGCGTGTTGGTACCGGGATGTCCTCTATACCTCGCTGGGTTTGTCGGACCAAGTGGTGTTTATCGACCATCGGCGCGAACTTTCCTCCCAGGCAGCACGGCACGGCTCGATCGCCCTTCTCGTGGAAAGGATGGGGGAGGTGATCGAGGCGAAACGACGCCTGCAGGCCCATGCCAACCCCCAGCTGACGCTGGAGCGCATGGTTCTGAGGCTGCAGGAGGAATGA
- a CDS encoding initiation-control protein YabA encodes MDKQAVFAEVANVEERIGELYAQVGSLKRKIVELIEENQKLTMENAKLRKILDQLHPEEQVHPGDGYDNLARIYHDGFHVCHVRFGSLRTDGDCLFCLSLLNKTG; translated from the coding sequence TTGGATAAACAAGCGGTGTTCGCCGAAGTGGCCAATGTGGAAGAGCGGATCGGAGAACTTTACGCCCAAGTGGGCAGCTTGAAGCGGAAGATCGTCGAGTTGATCGAAGAGAACCAAAAGCTCACCATGGAAAACGCGAAGTTGCGGAAGATTCTCGATCAACTTCACCCGGAGGAGCAGGTTCATCCCGGGGATGGATACGACAACCTGGCGAGGATTTACCATGACGGTTTTCACGTCTGTCATGTGCGGTTTGGGAGTTTGCGCACCGATGGCGACTGCTTGTTTTGCCTATCGTTATTGAATAAAACCGGATGA
- the rsmI gene encoding 16S rRNA (cytidine(1402)-2'-O)-methyltransferase, with protein MDSQFSFDGPRERGLVLVATPIGNLEDISARALRVLGEADVILAEDTRRTRQLLAHFQISGPRLVSYHEHNRIQREPDVLNWLKEGKLVALVTDAGMPAISDPGADLVRLARNVGAPVTVVPGPSAALAALVISGLPTDRFVFLGFLPRSGRAREEEIARLAGYPETIILYEAPHRVIRTVRDLARVLGNRRAAAVRELTKRYEQVVRGTLGELIGWLEGEEPKGEWVLIVEGAVSALNEHHMFGEGGSSGEDDMNRWCEEVTRQVAEGVSVRDAIRETAQRHRISRRALYQAYLKRAEGNG; from the coding sequence ATGGACAGTCAATTTTCTTTCGATGGGCCCCGGGAAAGGGGCTTGGTGCTGGTGGCGACCCCCATCGGCAACCTCGAGGATATTTCCGCCCGAGCGCTCCGGGTGCTTGGGGAAGCGGATGTTATCCTCGCCGAAGACACCCGGCGCACCCGGCAACTGCTGGCGCATTTTCAGATTTCTGGACCCCGGCTGGTCAGCTATCACGAGCACAATCGAATCCAGAGAGAACCCGATGTTTTAAATTGGCTGAAGGAGGGCAAGCTCGTGGCCTTGGTGACCGACGCCGGGATGCCGGCAATCTCTGACCCTGGGGCGGACCTGGTGCGTCTTGCCCGGAATGTCGGTGCCCCGGTTACCGTGGTTCCCGGTCCGTCTGCTGCCCTTGCAGCTCTCGTGATCTCTGGCCTTCCCACCGATCGATTTGTGTTTCTGGGTTTTTTGCCTCGCTCGGGACGGGCGAGGGAAGAAGAGATCGCTCGGTTGGCCGGATATCCGGAGACGATCATCCTTTATGAGGCGCCCCATCGGGTGATTCGCACCGTGAGGGATCTGGCCCGGGTGCTGGGGAACCGACGGGCTGCGGCCGTCCGGGAATTGACCAAACGGTACGAGCAGGTGGTTCGCGGAACTTTGGGGGAGTTGATCGGCTGGTTGGAGGGGGAAGAACCCAAAGGGGAATGGGTCCTCATCGTTGAAGGGGCAGTCTCGGCGTTGAACGAACATCACATGTTCGGGGAAGGAGGATCTTCCGGGGAAGACGATATGAACCGCTGGTGCGAGGAGGTAACCCGTCAGGTGGCCGAGGGAGTCAGCGTCCGGGACGCAATCCGGGAGACCGCTCAGCGGCATCGGATATCCCGGCGGGCCCTGTATCAGGCTTATCTGAAGCGGGCAGAGGGAAACGGATAA
- a CDS encoding AbrB/MazE/SpoVT family DNA-binding domain-containing protein encodes MKSTGIVRKVDELGRVVIPIELRRTLSIGVKDALEIYVDGDRIVLKKYEPACIFCGNADEIIHFKGRNICPACIAEMSK; translated from the coding sequence ATGAAATCCACAGGTATTGTCCGCAAGGTCGACGAGCTGGGCCGGGTGGTGATTCCCATCGAGCTGCGCCGCACCTTGAGCATCGGCGTCAAAGACGCCCTAGAGATTTACGTGGACGGCGACCGCATCGTGCTGAAAAAGTACGAGCCTGCCTGCATTTTTTGCGGGAACGCCGATGAGATCATCCACTTTAAAGGGCGCAACATCTGCCCGGCCTGCATCGCCGAGATGAGCAAGTAG
- the metG gene encoding methionine--tRNA ligase: protein MGRKTFYITTPIYYPSNKLHIGHAYTTVAADAMARYKRLRGYDVMYLTGTDEHGQKIERRAREEGKTPQAFVDEIVGWIQELWRKLDISYDDFIRTTEPRHKKAVQRIFQRLMEQGDIYQADYEGLYCTPCESFWTARQAEGGRCPDCGRPVELVREKSYFFRMSKYVPQLLRYYEENPEFIQPESRKHEMINNFIKPGLEDLCVSRTTFDWGIPVPGDPDHVIYVWIDALSNYITALGYLSDDPAEREKFDRYWPADVQVVGKEIVRFHTIYWPIMLIALGLPLPKKVFGHGWLLTPQGKMSKSKGNVIDPNLLLDRYGSDAIRYFLLREIPFGADGVFTPEALIQRLNFDLANDLGNLLNRTLPLIERFAGGRIPTPTMVQDPDGELRSLAAETVSRVEEAMEKMEFSTALAAIWQLLGRANKYIDETAPWAEMKAGRTERAHTVLYHLAEVIRIVSILLQPFLTKAPVEMQRRLGLSPGPHTHWDSARMFGTLPPGLPVYKGDPLFPRLDLEAEVLAIDEATGAVSRAADSEGNASSASGAKRVTGAGSAGGDGAGAAQGIAKAGDVADNHEEPKLIGIEEFQKIDLRVGRIVEAERIPKADKLLKLMIDLGSEVRQVVSGIAQYYRPEELVGQRVVVVTNLKPVKLRGVESRGMILAASEGDRLVLTTVSDDIPLGTKVK, encoded by the coding sequence ATGGGTCGCAAAACGTTTTATATCACCACCCCCATTTATTATCCGAGCAATAAACTGCACATTGGCCACGCTTACACGACGGTGGCGGCGGATGCCATGGCTCGGTACAAACGCCTTCGGGGCTACGACGTGATGTATCTGACGGGCACGGATGAGCACGGACAAAAGATCGAACGCCGGGCCAGGGAGGAGGGCAAAACGCCCCAAGCCTTTGTCGACGAGATCGTCGGGTGGATTCAAGAGCTTTGGAGAAAATTGGACATCTCCTACGACGATTTTATCCGTACCACGGAGCCCCGCCATAAAAAAGCGGTCCAGCGGATTTTCCAGCGGTTGATGGAGCAAGGGGATATTTATCAAGCGGACTATGAGGGGCTGTACTGCACCCCCTGCGAGTCCTTTTGGACAGCCCGCCAAGCGGAGGGCGGGCGTTGCCCAGACTGCGGGCGGCCGGTGGAACTGGTGAGGGAAAAGAGTTATTTCTTTCGCATGAGCAAGTATGTGCCCCAGTTGCTTCGGTATTACGAAGAAAACCCGGAGTTCATCCAGCCCGAGTCCCGGAAGCACGAGATGATCAACAATTTCATCAAACCGGGGTTAGAAGATCTGTGCGTCTCCCGCACAACCTTCGATTGGGGAATCCCCGTTCCCGGAGATCCAGACCATGTCATCTATGTCTGGATCGATGCTTTGAGCAATTACATCACCGCTCTGGGGTATCTTTCCGATGATCCGGCTGAACGGGAGAAATTCGACCGATATTGGCCGGCGGACGTCCAGGTGGTGGGAAAGGAAATCGTGCGGTTTCATACGATCTACTGGCCGATCATGTTGATAGCGTTAGGGTTGCCTTTGCCGAAAAAGGTGTTCGGTCACGGATGGCTGTTGACGCCGCAGGGCAAGATGTCAAAGTCCAAGGGGAATGTGATTGACCCGAACCTTCTGTTGGACCGGTATGGCTCCGATGCGATCCGGTATTTTCTCCTGCGGGAAATCCCCTTTGGCGCGGACGGGGTCTTCACCCCCGAGGCGTTGATCCAACGGCTGAATTTTGATCTGGCCAATGATCTTGGAAATCTGTTAAATCGCACCCTGCCCCTCATTGAACGGTTTGCCGGAGGCCGGATCCCGACGCCGACCATGGTCCAGGATCCGGACGGGGAATTGCGGAGCTTGGCGGCGGAGACGGTGTCCCGGGTGGAAGAAGCGATGGAGAAGATGGAGTTCTCCACGGCTCTGGCGGCGATTTGGCAACTGTTGGGCCGGGCGAACAAATATATCGACGAGACCGCGCCTTGGGCCGAGATGAAGGCGGGAAGGACGGAACGGGCGCACACGGTGTTGTATCACTTGGCCGAGGTGATCCGCATTGTGTCGATTCTGCTCCAGCCGTTCCTGACGAAGGCGCCCGTGGAGATGCAGCGGCGATTGGGGCTGTCCCCGGGCCCCCACACCCATTGGGACAGCGCCCGGATGTTCGGAACCTTACCTCCGGGGCTGCCGGTGTACAAAGGAGACCCTCTGTTTCCCCGGCTGGATCTGGAGGCGGAGGTACTGGCGATCGATGAAGCGACTGGGGCGGTGAGTCGAGCTGCCGACTCCGAAGGCAACGCGTCTTCCGCTTCCGGAGCGAAGCGGGTAACCGGGGCCGGGTCAGCCGGAGGGGATGGCGCGGGCGCAGCGCAAGGGATCGCCAAGGCCGGGGACGTCGCCGACAACCATGAGGAGCCGAAACTCATCGGAATCGAGGAGTTTCAGAAAATCGACCTGCGGGTCGGCCGCATTGTGGAAGCGGAACGAATTCCCAAGGCGGACAAACTGTTAAAACTGATGATCGACCTGGGAAGTGAGGTCAGGCAAGTGGTGTCGGGGATTGCCCAGTACTATCGCCCCGAGGAGTTGGTGGGTCAGCGGGTGGTGGTGGTGACCAATCTTAAACCCGTCAAACTGCGGGGAGTGGAGTCCAGGGGCATGATTCTCGCCGCCTCGGAGGGTGACCGCCTCGTCCTGACTACCGTTTCTGACGATATCCCCCTGGGTACCAAAGTAAAATAA
- a CDS encoding TatD family hydrolase, protein MRLFDTHSHLNDEAFSGDLAEIVERAEQAGVEAVVVPGYDLPSSERALELAHRFDILYAAVGIHPHDASSADEAAIEKLRLLAKEDRVVAIGEIGLDYHYDHSPRDVQREVFERHIALARELNLPVIVHDREAHADTLEILKRAGASEVGGVMHCFSGSLAMAQECLHLGFYLSFGGPVTFKNARRPKEVAAQVPEERLLIETDAPYLTPEPHRGKRNEPAYVALVAETLAKIRETEPEQLALATRANARRLFRVQG, encoded by the coding sequence ATGCGGTTATTTGATACCCATAGTCACCTCAATGATGAAGCCTTTTCCGGCGATTTGGCGGAGATCGTGGAGCGGGCGGAGCAAGCGGGCGTGGAGGCGGTGGTGGTGCCCGGCTACGATCTTCCTTCTTCGGAACGGGCTTTGGAGTTGGCCCATCGGTTCGATATCCTATACGCCGCGGTGGGCATTCATCCCCACGACGCCTCGTCGGCCGATGAGGCCGCCATCGAGAAGCTGAGACTTCTCGCCAAGGAAGATCGGGTGGTGGCCATTGGGGAGATCGGGCTTGACTATCATTACGATCATTCCCCCCGGGATGTGCAGAGAGAAGTTTTTGAGCGGCACATCGCCCTGGCCCGGGAGTTGAACCTTCCCGTGATTGTCCATGATCGAGAAGCCCACGCCGATACGTTGGAGATTTTGAAACGGGCCGGGGCGTCCGAGGTCGGCGGCGTGATGCACTGCTTTTCCGGAAGTTTGGCTATGGCCCAGGAGTGTTTACACCTGGGCTTTTACCTGTCTTTCGGGGGACCTGTAACCTTTAAGAACGCCCGCCGGCCGAAGGAAGTGGCGGCCCAGGTGCCGGAGGAACGCCTGTTGATCGAGACGGATGCACCGTATTTGACCCCGGAACCTCATCGAGGAAAACGCAATGAACCGGCCTACGTGGCTTTGGTGGCCGAGACCCTGGCCAAGATTCGGGAAACGGAACCTGAACAGTTGGCTTTGGCCACCCGGGCGAATGCCCGGCGACTGTTTCGTGTCCAAGGTTGA
- the rnmV gene encoding ribonuclease M5: MTKPEVAEVVVVEGWRDKAAVDRAVKADVVVTGGMAVSRELIGFLRKVAAERGVIILTDPDAMGERIRTRIADRVPGCKHAFIPPEEATDGSDIGIEHASPSAIDRALARVRAEVPAKVWRITWSDMMEAGLVGAPGASVRRAKVARDLGVGYGNAKSFWKRLNVLGVDPEEFRAAVRAAGGGRSHD; this comes from the coding sequence GTGACGAAACCCGAGGTGGCGGAAGTGGTGGTTGTGGAAGGATGGCGGGACAAGGCGGCGGTGGATCGAGCAGTGAAAGCGGATGTCGTCGTCACGGGCGGCATGGCGGTTTCCCGGGAACTGATCGGGTTTCTCCGCAAGGTGGCGGCTGAGAGGGGCGTGATCATCCTGACAGACCCGGATGCCATGGGTGAGCGGATTCGCACGCGCATCGCCGACAGGGTCCCGGGGTGTAAACACGCCTTTATCCCGCCAGAAGAAGCCACCGACGGAAGCGATATCGGCATTGAGCACGCAAGCCCATCCGCCATCGACCGAGCGCTGGCCAGGGTTCGCGCGGAGGTCCCCGCCAAAGTCTGGCGCATCACCTGGTCGGACATGATGGAAGCCGGTCTGGTGGGAGCGCCGGGGGCCTCGGTCCGCCGGGCAAAGGTGGCCCGGGACCTGGGGGTGGGATATGGGAACGCCAAATCTTTTTGGAAGCGCCTGAACGTCCTCGGCGTTGACCCCGAGGAGTTTCGGGCGGCGGTCCGGGCCGCGGGAGGCGGGCGAAGCCATGACTGA
- the rsmA gene encoding 16S rRNA (adenine(1518)-N(6)/adenine(1519)-N(6))-dimethyltransferase RsmA translates to MTDSRPSVPSAAELLRRYAFHPKKSLGQHFLVDDRILERIVAAADLSGREAVLEIGPGLGALTLRLAQAAWRVLAVEKDRSLQPVLSEVLRDFGNVQVCWGDVLEVDLPRMCEEAFGPRTVRVVANLPYYVTTPVMMKLLEEGPVMDRMVLMVQREVADRLTARPGTKTYGALTVAVQWFAEKVESVARVPASCFWPRPEVDSVVVRLDLRPRPDPEVTRRLSRVVRAGFGQRRKTLLNALSHALAGRDRASIEQALRHARVAPDRRAETLSLEEFTRLAQALADGVYPKSMP, encoded by the coding sequence ATGACTGACTCCCGGCCCTCTGTACCCTCCGCGGCCGAGCTGTTGAGGCGCTACGCCTTTCACCCCAAGAAATCACTCGGGCAACATTTTCTGGTTGACGATCGAATCCTGGAACGGATCGTGGCTGCGGCGGATTTGAGCGGGCGAGAGGCCGTGTTGGAGATCGGGCCCGGATTGGGGGCCCTCACCCTTCGTTTGGCCCAGGCCGCGTGGCGGGTGTTGGCCGTCGAGAAAGATCGGTCATTGCAACCGGTCTTATCCGAGGTGTTGCGCGACTTCGGGAATGTGCAGGTGTGCTGGGGCGACGTGTTGGAGGTGGATCTTCCACGAATGTGTGAAGAGGCCTTCGGTCCTCGGACCGTCCGGGTGGTGGCGAACCTCCCGTACTATGTGACCACTCCGGTGATGATGAAGCTTCTTGAAGAAGGGCCGGTCATGGATCGCATGGTTCTGATGGTCCAGCGGGAAGTGGCGGACCGCCTCACGGCGCGGCCGGGCACGAAAACCTACGGGGCGTTGACCGTGGCCGTCCAGTGGTTTGCGGAGAAGGTCGAGTCGGTGGCCCGGGTGCCGGCCTCGTGTTTTTGGCCGAGGCCGGAGGTGGATTCGGTCGTGGTGCGGCTCGACCTGCGTCCGCGCCCCGATCCTGAGGTGACTCGCAGGTTGTCCCGGGTGGTTCGGGCGGGGTTTGGCCAGCGGAGAAAAACGTTGTTGAACGCGCTTTCCCACGCCTTGGCTGGGAGGGATCGGGCCTCGATTGAACAGGCACTCCGCCATGCCCGCGTGGCGCCGGATCGGCGGGCGGAGACGTTGTCCTTGGAGGAGTTTACGCGGTTGGCGCAGGCGTTGGCGGATGGTGTCTATCCCAAATCAATGCCATGA
- a CDS encoding ribonuclease H-like YkuK family protein has protein sequence MEFWNPSKGSLNLEEVVSDIVGFMAEAPRETYRLIIGTDSQNRPAQGKTQFAMAIIIHRVGKGARYYFHRESHRIIRSLTQRLYTEAAMSVELGEKVQHYLREAGALRDIEVHLDIGEEGASRQLIREVVGWVTSSGYTAKIKPDSFGASKVADKYTKA, from the coding sequence GTGGAATTTTGGAACCCGAGCAAGGGGAGCCTCAATCTGGAGGAAGTCGTCAGCGACATTGTGGGATTTATGGCTGAGGCCCCCAGGGAGACATATCGCCTGATTATCGGAACCGATTCGCAGAATCGACCAGCCCAAGGAAAGACACAGTTCGCGATGGCCATCATCATTCATCGAGTGGGAAAGGGAGCTCGGTACTATTTTCATCGGGAGTCCCACCGCATCATTCGTTCGCTGACTCAGCGTCTGTACACCGAGGCGGCCATGTCGGTGGAGTTGGGGGAGAAAGTGCAACACTATCTACGTGAGGCCGGTGCCTTGCGGGACATCGAGGTGCACCTGGATATCGGTGAGGAGGGGGCGAGTCGGCAGTTGATCCGGGAGGTTGTGGGCTGGGTCACCAGCAGCGGTTACACGGCGAAAATCAAACCGGATTCCTTCGGCGCGTCGAAGGTGGCGGATAAATATACCAAGGCTTAG